The DNA window GAGGAAGGCTTCGTGCGCGAGTGGCCGCCCAAGATCGTCATGGACCAAGGGGTCGTGGACCGCGTGGACCGCCTGTGGAACGTGTACGGCCTGCCGGAAACCCTGCGCTGAAGGAGGAGAGAGCAGAGGCCGGGGCAAATCGTCTGGTAATTTCCGGGCATGCCCCGCGCCACTGCTGTCCGGCGTTCCGTCCCCTTCGGTCTTGTCCTTCCGGGGAGTTCCATCCTGAACGCGATCCGCTCCCGGGACTGGACGCCGGTAGAGGCGCGCGTCGCCGCCGTCTCTTCCCTGTCCCGCAGCTGCGCCGTGACATACGCGTACACCGTGAAAGGCCGCACCTACCAGAGCGACCGTATCGGGTGGGACGTGTTCGACAGGAACCGTGACGAGGGACCTGACTGCGCCTCTCTCGGAGACGACTCTCAGCCCGCAGTGGGCGACACCATTCGGGTGTTCTACGATCCTCTGAACCCAGGACAGGCTGTACACCGGCCGGAACTCCCCGGCTCTTCACTGTTCGGCATGGCATGGGGCCTGGGCTTCACCGTCATGCTGGTGTTCATGCTCGTTCAGGTGTGGCGGCCGTAGAACTGGCTACGCAGAGCGGTGCCGGCGGG is part of the Deinococcus seoulensis genome and encodes:
- a CDS encoding DUF3592 domain-containing protein; this translates as MPRATAVRRSVPFGLVLPGSSILNAIRSRDWTPVEARVAAVSSLSRSCAVTYAYTVKGRTYQSDRIGWDVFDRNRDEGPDCASLGDDSQPAVGDTIRVFYDPLNPGQAVHRPELPGSSLFGMAWGLGFTVMLVFMLVQVWRP